Genomic segment of SAR324 cluster bacterium:
TTGTCTAGTCGTGGGAGTGTAACAGGAGTTTCAGTCATAATCATTCCTTGAGAAAATTGAATCATTCCTTGAAATTATTCAGCCACAGGGGGCAGAACATACTCTGTATTGTGAGTCTCTGGGGCAATGCCAAAACAGTTATCTGAACCTTATAAATCATCCACATTTTAGGGATCCCGGAAAGAATGTCAATGTTAGAGTCACCTCAGGCCTGCCTCCGTTGTCAAAGCACGTATATCCTGGTTGAGTGCATATCCAACGTGCAATATGCCAAAGCCAGTATCTGTACCTGTTTTTCCAGACCATGCGCCATTTGTCAGGGAACCCGGTTTATTTTTCATCGTGACAAACATGGGCGTGACCTGGCACTGCCCTGCCCGACCTGCGAACCTCTCCGGCATAAGGTCAACCTTTACAATGGTGCGAGAATTCCCAAGAAATACGCATCCAGTCGCATGGATCCTCAGGAGAAGGATGACTCCAACAAGATGGCCTATATGTATCTGCAGACGATTCTGAAAAACCTGGAACCGGGACAACAGGCTTCGCCTCAGGGGGATGAACCGGAAGATGGCCTCAAGGGCTTGATGCTCATGGGAACTCCCGGAACAGGTAAAACCCATCTGATGGCAGGATTCGCCTATCTTTGCACCATTCAACTGGGCATTTCCTGTGTGTGCCAGGGATTTTCCGAATTGTTGTCGGAACTTCGGAAAGCCTATTCAGACGGTTTATCAGAAATGGAAGTGATTGAACCCCATCTGCGGGCTGATGTGCTGATCATTGATGATCTGGGCAAGGGACGTAATACTGACTGGGAATTGATGATTCTCGACACGCTCATCACTGAACGCTACAATCGCAACAAAATCATCATGGCCACTTCCAATTACACTGAACATACCAACACGACCCTCAAGGAACGGATTCTTACCAAAGATAAATCGGATGTTGAAAAATTTACTGAAGATACACTGAGAAAGCGGGTTGGCGAACGGATTTATTCAAGATTGAAAGAGATGTGCTATTTTGAACACCTGTTGGGGCAGGATCGCCGCAACCTGCAAGATTACGGTGATTGATACCACACAGATTTTCAAGGAGAAACCCATGGAACAGCGCCCGATGAAAACCCCTGCGGATTCAAAAAGCTATATTGCCGAAATCGTTGGCGAGGAAAGTCGGTTTGGACAGCGAATGGATGCGGGGTCCCTGTTGCACATGATGGATCTGGTCGCGGCCACAGCCGCCTGGAAACATACGGGGTGCCATGTGGTCACCCTTGCGTTTGATCGGGTGGAACTGCTCAACATCATCTGCCACATGGATTATGTGCGGTATGATGCCTGTGTGATCAAGGTCGGTCGGTCATCCCTGGTGGTTCGCGTGGATGGTTTCAGCAAACCTCCGACCGAAATGGAACTTCAGGCAACCCACAGTGGTGTGATCACAATGGTCGCTGTTGACGAAAACAAACGCCCGAATCGTGATATTCCCGGAATGAGTTATCAATCAGAAGAAGATCTGGCCAATAAATTTTATGCTGAACAAAGAGATACAAAACTGGCACAGAACAAGATCGCGTTAACCCGGATTGATCAACTGGACGAAATTGGCATGGATCAACTTAAAGATCTGTTTCCACGACAGCGCAGATACACACCCTCCCAGACAGAACTCATCACCCGAAAACTGTTTCTACCGCGCCATGTCAATGCGTTAGGCAATATTTTTGGTGGTGAAATCATTGAATTGATGGAAGAACTTGCTATTGCTAATGCCCGTCAATTTACAGGGAACTTCAATGTTGTAACCATTGCGATGGAAGATGTCTTGTTTCTGAAACCCATTCAACTCGATCATTTGGTTGAGATGAAATCTGTTGTGACCTTTGTCGGGAAAACTACTCTGACAATTGAGGTTTCGGTGCGTGCGCTGGATGGCTTTCATCCGGAAAACGGCTACATCACCAACAATGGAATTTTCACAATTCTGAATTATGACCGATCCGGACAGAAAAAATTCATCAAGACCGGCCTGGATCTACAGACCGCCACACTCGCACACAAAAAAACATACCTTCGGGAATTATTCAAATATCAACAGAACTCTCGGGCATGACATTGGTATTTTATCAATTCATCTGCCTCAATAATTTACCTTTCCGAAACATGCTGTGACTCAGCAAAAATCTCAGGTGATCTCTTACGGAATTTACAAGGATCAGATGTTCCGAAGGATAAACCGAGGGTCTTGTGCGTAGTCTCTGATTTTGGATTTATCCTCTTGAAAGATCCTGGACAGAGAGCATGGCAAGGTGTTCTCAAGACCCACCGAATTCCTGTCCATTTTTATTATAATTTGTAAAAATAACAGAAATTCAGTGATTTAAATAAAAGTCATTTGGCTTAAAAAAATGTATTGACATACACAGGCTATCCGAATAAA
This window contains:
- a CDS encoding acyl-CoA thioesterase: MEQRPMKTPADSKSYIAEIVGEESRFGQRMDAGSLLHMMDLVAATAAWKHTGCHVVTLAFDRVELLNIICHMDYVRYDACVIKVGRSSLVVRVDGFSKPPTEMELQATHSGVITMVAVDENKRPNRDIPGMSYQSEEDLANKFYAEQRDTKLAQNKIALTRIDQLDEIGMDQLKDLFPRQRRYTPSQTELITRKLFLPRHVNALGNIFGGEIIELMEELAIANARQFTGNFNVVTIAMEDVLFLKPIQLDHLVEMKSVVTFVGKTTLTIEVSVRALDGFHPENGYITNNGIFTILNYDRSGQKKFIKTGLDLQTATLAHKKTYLRELFKYQQNSRA
- a CDS encoding ATP-binding protein — encoded protein: MLESPQACLRCQSTYILVECISNVQYAKASICTCFSRPCAICQGTRFIFHRDKHGRDLALPCPTCEPLRHKVNLYNGARIPKKYASSRMDPQEKDDSNKMAYMYLQTILKNLEPGQQASPQGDEPEDGLKGLMLMGTPGTGKTHLMAGFAYLCTIQLGISCVCQGFSELLSELRKAYSDGLSEMEVIEPHLRADVLIIDDLGKGRNTDWELMILDTLITERYNRNKIIMATSNYTEHTNTTLKERILTKDKSDVEKFTEDTLRKRVGERIYSRLKEMCYFEHLLGQDRRNLQDYGD